From Faecalicatena sp. Marseille-Q4148:
CATGCATTGAATAAAGAGCATATGAAGAAGATTACCGGTCTGATGTGCCGTGAATTTGCGAAGCGTGCAAAAGAATATCTTCAGGTTGAGCTTCATATTCGCGATAGTGTGAAACAGTATATTGTTGAGAAAGGAACTGACCGGAAGTTTGGTGCAAGACCGCTTCGCCGTGCAGTACAGACGTATCTGGAAGATAAGATGGCGGAGGAAATTCTTGACCAGCATATTCAATCCGGAATGGATGTGGATGTGACAGTTGCAAAAGGCGAGATAAAATTTATTCCAAAGAACATAAAAAACTAGCAAAACAGAATATTTTATTATATAATAACGATATAAAAAAGCAGTATGACAGGCGCAAAAGCGCTAACGTACAATAGGAGGAAGTAAAATGGCTGCAGTCAAAGAACTATTAAGAGTAGAAGCTGATGGAGGACTTAGCTTTGGAGATTATACATTAGACTCCAAGACAAAACTGGATGGTTTTGAATATCAGGGAGATTTATATAAAGTCAAGACATTTCAGGAAATTACAAAGCTTGAAAAGAACGGTATGTTTGTATATGAATCCGTTCCGGGTACAGCGGTAGAAAACCTGAAAGTAACAGAGAACACAATCGTATTTCAGGTTTCCGGTCCGAAGGATGCACAGTTTACACTGGAACTTGAACCGGAACAGGAATATACAGTATATATGGACGATGTGAATGTCGGTAAGATGACAACAAACCTGAGTGGAAAGCTGAGTGTCAGTGCAGAATTGTCTGAGACAAAGGCGGTTTGTGTAAAGATTGTAAGAGATTAGTGAAAGAACGGAACAGGGTAAGAAAGAGGCTGCAGATTTCTGCAGCCTTATTTTGAATTTGGAGGAATATATGGCGAAAGGAAAGAAAAGTGTATTTTTCTGTCAGAACTGTGGGTATGAATCTGCAAAATGGTCCGGTCAGTGTCCGGCATGCAAAGAGTGGAATACGTTTGTAGAAGAACCGATGGAAGGAAATAAAACAGTTTCCACAGTGCGGGCAGCAAAATCAGCAAAGATTGTGACGCTTCGTGATGTTTCGGTGGAGAAAGAAGACCGGATCCATACAGATATTCACGAATTAGACCGGGTACTTGGAGGCGGAATCGTGCCGGGGTCACTGATTTTAGTGGGAGGGGATCCGGGAATCGGAAAATCTACATTGCTGCTGCAGGTGTGCAGGAATTTGTCCGGTCAAAAGCGCAGTGTTCTTTATATTTCAGGAGAAGAATCGCTTCGGCAGATTAAGCTGAGGGCTGACAGGATTGGAGAATTTTCAGAGACGCTCTCACTTCTCTGCGAAACAAATCTTGACACGATTAGGAGTGTGATTGAATCCAATCGTCCGCAGATCGTTGTCATCGATTCCATACAGACGATGTACAATGAAGAAGTTGGATCAGCTCCGGGAAGCGTTTCACAAGTGAGGGAATCGACAAATGTGTTGATGCAGCTGGCGAAAGGTCTTGGCATTGTTATCTTTATTGTAGGGCATGTGACGAAAGAAGGAACCGTGGCGGGCCCGCGTGTTTTAGAGCATATGGTTGACACGGTGCTTTACTTTGAGGGAGACAGACATGCATCTTACCGGATCTTGCGAGGAGTCAAGAATCGTTTTGGTTCTACAAATGAAATCGGAGTATTTGAGATGCAGCAGACAGGACTTGTGGAAGTGGCAAATCCTTCGGAATTTATGTTAAACGGAAAGCCGGAAAATGCTTCCGGATCGGTTGTGGCATGTTCATTGGAAGGAACAAGACCGATCCTTATTGAAATCCAGGCACTTGTGAGCCGCAGCGGTTTTGGAATGCCGCGGAGAACAGCAGCGGGAACAGATTACAACCGGGTAAATCTTCTGATGGCAGTTCTCGAGAAGCGTCTTGGTATGGGGCTTGCAGATTATGATGCTTATGTCAATATCGCAGGAGGCATTAAGATGACAGAGCCGGCGATTGATCTTGGAATTGTTCTTGCGCTTGTCTCAAGTTATCGCAATCGTGTGATTAGTGATGAGACAATTGTATTTGGCGAAGTAGGGTTAAGCGGCGAAGTGCGTGCGGTCAGTATGCCGGAACAAAGAGTAAATGAAGCGAAGAAACTTGGATTTACAAGATGCATTATGCCGGCAGTGTCACTGAAAACAGTTCAGGCAATCAAAGGCATCGAGATCATCGGCGTAAAGACAATAAATGAGGCGGTACAGTACATTTGATACAAATCAGATACAAAAATGCTCTATAATCTAAAGTGAATTTATATGTAAAATCATTTGCCATAAAGATAATTTCATGGAAAACGGATGAGGGAGAAAAACGATGATATCAATACTAATCGTAGAAGACGAAGCGCCAATCCGTGAGCTTTTGCGGATCAGTTTAAAAGAAGCCGGTTATGAATGTACATGTGCTGCGGACGGAGATGAAGCGGCAGACATTCTGATCCGGAAGCGGTTTGATCTTGTACTGCTCGATATTATGCTTCCGGGTGCCAATGGATATGAGCTGTTGGAATTTGTCAGGCCGATGGAGATTCCGGTTATATTTCTGACCGCAAAGGGTGAAGTGGCAGATAAAGTAAAGGGGCTTCGCATGGGAGCGGAAGACTATATTACAAAGCCGTTTGAACTGGCAGAGCTTCTTGCCAGGGTGGAGACGGTGCTGCGCAGGTATCACAAGGCGGAAGAGATACTGGCGTGCGGGGCGGTCAAAGTGGATCTTCGTTCACATCGCGTGACGAGAAACAGCGAACCGGTGAGCCTGACTGCAAAAGAATATGAACTGCTTGTATTGTTTTTGCGGAATAAGAATATTGCGCTTTACCGTGACCGGATCTATGAAGAAGTCTGGCAGGAAGAATATACGGGAAATAGCCGTACAGTTGACCTTCATGTTCAGCGCATCCGCAAAAAACTCGGGTTGGAGGAGCAGATCACTGCGGTATATAAGATCGGATACCGTTTGGAGGAGAAGGAATGAAACTGTTTTGGAAAATATTTTTCAGCGTGATGGCGGTAACGACAGTTGTTTTTTGCGTCAGCGGCCACATTTTAATCTACAGTTTTTTTAAGTCGGAGCTTGCACGGGAAATCGAGGAAGCTGATATGCAGAGCAAAGCATTCGGGAAATCACTGAATGTTTCTGTGCTCATGCTTGAAAAAGATGGTGTTGTCTCGGATGAAGAGCTGTTGGAAGGAAGTTCAACGGTACGCCTTGCGGATAATAAAAAGACAGTGCAGGTGAATCTGTACAGCGAGGCCGGAGAACTGCTGGAAGAGGCCGAAGAAGATGAGACTACCGTTGACA
This genomic window contains:
- the radA gene encoding DNA repair protein RadA, which translates into the protein MAKGKKSVFFCQNCGYESAKWSGQCPACKEWNTFVEEPMEGNKTVSTVRAAKSAKIVTLRDVSVEKEDRIHTDIHELDRVLGGGIVPGSLILVGGDPGIGKSTLLLQVCRNLSGQKRSVLYISGEESLRQIKLRADRIGEFSETLSLLCETNLDTIRSVIESNRPQIVVIDSIQTMYNEEVGSAPGSVSQVRESTNVLMQLAKGLGIVIFIVGHVTKEGTVAGPRVLEHMVDTVLYFEGDRHASYRILRGVKNRFGSTNEIGVFEMQQTGLVEVANPSEFMLNGKPENASGSVVACSLEGTRPILIEIQALVSRSGFGMPRRTAAGTDYNRVNLLMAVLEKRLGMGLADYDAYVNIAGGIKMTEPAIDLGIVLALVSSYRNRVISDETIVFGEVGLSGEVRAVSMPEQRVNEAKKLGFTRCIMPAVSLKTVQAIKGIEIIGVKTINEAVQYI
- a CDS encoding response regulator transcription factor, producing MISILIVEDEAPIRELLRISLKEAGYECTCAADGDEAADILIRKRFDLVLLDIMLPGANGYELLEFVRPMEIPVIFLTAKGEVADKVKGLRMGAEDYITKPFELAELLARVETVLRRYHKAEEILACGAVKVDLRSHRVTRNSEPVSLTAKEYELLVLFLRNKNIALYRDRIYEEVWQEEYTGNSRTVDLHVQRIRKKLGLEEQITAVYKIGYRLEEKE
- a CDS encoding endosialidase — its product is MAAVKELLRVEADGGLSFGDYTLDSKTKLDGFEYQGDLYKVKTFQEITKLEKNGMFVYESVPGTAVENLKVTENTIVFQVSGPKDAQFTLELEPEQEYTVYMDDVNVGKMTTNLSGKLSVSAELSETKAVCVKIVRD